The genomic segment GGATTGCGACGCGGAACGCCCGCGCCACTTCCGTCCGGGGACTCGTCATCACGGGCGGGATGGGCTTCTCCCAGTGGACGCTCCCCTCGGCCAGTTCGCCCTCGGCGACCTCTTGGACGTCCTCGATGGTGAGACGCGGGGGGACGCGGAACTGCACGTCCACCGTCGCCTCGACGGCCAGTCCGTCCTCGGTGGGGCCGCCCTCGAAGTTCACGGGCTTCGTCGTCACGGTGTCGAAGACGCCCTCCTCCTCGCTCTCGAAGAAGTCGGCGACGCGCGACCACCAGTCGACCGCCGACTGGATGGCGTTGTTCTCCGGGCGCGAGGAGTGGCCGAGTTCGCTCGTGGCGACGTACGTCCCCGAGAGGAACCCGCGGTAGCCGAGCGTGATGCCGTCCCAGCCCGACGGTTCGCCGTTGATGAGGGCGTCGGGTTCCGCGCGGTCCTCCAGCAGGTGCCACGCGCCCGTGGAACTCGTCTCCTCCTCGACGACGCCGGCGAACGAGACGCCCGTCTCGACGGCCGCGACGGCCATCGACGCGAGGGGGCCGGTGGCGTCCACGCTGCCGCGGCCCCACAGCACGCCGTCCTCTATCTTCACGGGCACCTCGCCGGGCACGGTGTCGATGTGCGAGGTGAGAAGCACCGAGTCGTCGGCGGGCGCGCGGACGTTGCCCACCTCGTCGATCCACACCTCGCGGTCGTGCGCCTCGAAGAACGCCTTCAGCACCGCGGCCGCCTCGGACTCGTCGCCCGACACCGACGGCGTCGAGACGAGGTCCGCCAGCAGCGTCTGCGCCTCGTTCAACCCCTCGGTGAGGTCGGCCTGTACGTCGAACGGTTCGGCGTG from the Halogeometricum rufum genome contains:
- a CDS encoding [LysW]-lysine hydrolase — encoded protein: MMHAEPFDVQADLTEGLNEAQTLLADLVSTPSVSGDESEAAAVLKAFFEAHDREVWIDEVGNVRAPADDSVLLTSHIDTVPGEVPVKIEDGVLWGRGSVDATGPLASMAVAAVETGVSFAGVVEEETSSTGAWHLLEDRAEPDALINGEPSGWDGITLGYRGFLSGTYVATSELGHSSRPENNAIQSAVDWWSRVADFFESEEEGVFDTVTTKPVNFEGGPTEDGLAVEATVDVQFRVPPRLTIEDVQEVAEGELAEGSVHWEKPIPPVMTSPRTEVARAFRVAIRQEDGDPRLLRKTGTSDMNIFAGQWDCPMATYGPGDSDLDHAPNEHLDLAEYDAAIDVLTGVCETLTE